One genomic window of Blastopirellula retiformator includes the following:
- a CDS encoding zinc-ribbon domain-containing protein: protein MIIWGSTGRESTCGSGDFFCPTCRRDSEYAHQRVQRHFTLYFIPLFPMNTVGEYVQCNSCGGQYNTEILDIPRERIRAMIESWVCQRCGNNNAAEYGECLSCRSPRLAAPSQPMIAAQDDDIIEAESA from the coding sequence ATGATCATTTGGGGATCTACCGGACGCGAATCGACTTGCGGTTCCGGCGATTTTTTCTGTCCCACTTGTCGTCGCGATAGCGAATACGCTCACCAGCGGGTGCAACGGCATTTCACCCTCTACTTTATTCCGCTCTTTCCGATGAATACGGTTGGTGAGTACGTCCAGTGCAACTCATGCGGCGGACAATACAACACCGAGATTCTCGACATTCCCCGCGAGCGGATTCGGGCGATGATCGAATCTTGGGTTTGTCAGCGCTGCGGCAACAATAACGCCGCCGAGTATGGCGAGTGCCTGTCGTGCCGCAGCCCACGTTTGGCGGCTCCTTCTCAGCCGATGATCGCGGCCCAAGATGACGATATCATCGAGGCCGAATCGGCGTAG
- a CDS encoding ATP-binding protein → MLRFRVTDTGPGIENEKLETIFEPFVQADNTTSRSYGGAGLGLPISRRLAELMGGTLIVESALGKGSSFTLSVPVGDIEGIPFVESIDECMTSQSKPTHEFSTRLDANVLLVEDSRDAELLVRLASGSRYADSASMISSSWAAIIG, encoded by the coding sequence ATGTTGCGCTTCCGGGTGACCGATACCGGGCCGGGCATCGAAAATGAAAAACTGGAGACGATCTTCGAGCCGTTCGTGCAGGCCGACAATACGACCTCACGATCTTACGGAGGCGCCGGGCTGGGACTTCCAATCAGCCGTCGTCTGGCCGAGTTGATGGGTGGAACGTTGATCGTCGAGAGCGCCCTGGGCAAAGGATCTTCGTTTACCCTCTCGGTCCCGGTCGGAGATATCGAAGGGATCCCGTTCGTCGAATCGATCGACGAGTGCATGACAAGCCAGTCCAAGCCGACGCACGAATTTTCGACGCGACTTGACGCGAACGTCCTGTTGGTGGAAGACAGCCGCGACGCCGAGTTGCTCGTTCGACTCGCAAGCGGAAGCCGCTACGCCGATTCGGCCTCGATGATATCGTCATCTTGGGCCGCGATCATCGGCTGA
- a CDS encoding deoxyhypusine synthase family protein — protein MSITQFMERHYRHFNAREMLDAAKSYKSFVENGGKMMVTLAGAMSTAELGVSLAEMIRQDKVHAISCTAANLEEDVFNLVAHDEYKLATNYRDLSPEAERDLRDEGFNRVTDTCIPETVVRHLERLLTELWIEAGEKGEQHSPVDYFRVLFDANALEPYYQVPVEDSWLKAAFDAKIPVYVPGYEDSTMGNIFAARVIDGTVKSHNVLKPGTAQMQELVEWYLANQGDHPIGFYQIGGGIAGDFAICAVPLIIQDLEKDVSYWSYFCQISDSTTSFGSYSGAVPNEKITWNKLDVHTDKFMINSDASIVAPLMFAYVLGE, from the coding sequence ATGTCGATTACGCAGTTCATGGAACGCCATTACCGCCATTTTAATGCTCGAGAAATGCTCGACGCGGCGAAGTCATACAAATCGTTCGTCGAAAACGGCGGCAAGATGATGGTCACCTTGGCCGGGGCAATGAGCACCGCCGAGCTAGGCGTTTCGCTGGCCGAGATGATCCGCCAAGACAAAGTGCACGCGATCAGTTGCACCGCCGCCAACCTGGAAGAGGACGTCTTCAACCTGGTGGCGCACGACGAATACAAGTTGGCCACCAACTATCGCGATCTCTCGCCGGAAGCGGAACGGGATCTACGCGACGAAGGCTTCAATCGCGTCACCGATACCTGTATTCCGGAAACGGTCGTGCGCCACCTGGAGCGTCTGCTGACCGAGCTCTGGATTGAGGCGGGCGAAAAAGGAGAGCAGCACTCGCCGGTTGATTACTTCCGGGTGCTGTTCGACGCCAACGCCCTCGAGCCGTACTACCAGGTCCCGGTCGAAGACTCGTGGCTGAAAGCGGCGTTTGACGCCAAGATTCCGGTTTATGTGCCGGGGTACGAAGACTCGACGATGGGCAACATCTTCGCCGCCCGCGTCATCGACGGCACCGTCAAATCGCACAACGTGCTGAAGCCGGGCACCGCCCAGATGCAAGAGTTGGTGGAGTGGTACCTGGCCAACCAGGGAGATCACCCGATCGGCTTTTATCAGATTGGCGGCGGTATCGCCGGCGACTTTGCGATCTGCGCCGTGCCGCTGATCATTCAGGACCTGGAGAAAGACGTCAGCTACTGGAGCTACTTCTGCCAGATTTCGGACTCGACCACTTCGTTCGGCTCGTACAGCGGCGCCGTACCGAATGAGAAGATCACCTGGAACAAGTTGGACGTCCACACCGACAAGTTCATGATCAACTCCGACGCGTCAATCGTCGCGCCGTTGATGTTCGCTTACGTGCTGGGGGAATAA
- a CDS encoding methyltransferase regulatory domain-containing protein: MTAETTQMNDALEAARTSYDIVPYPSHPFRQTHPERLHALGRLFGMTPADIRKCRVLEIGCAGGGNIIPMAEVLPESEFVGFDLSQRQVEVAKASIEKIGLTNIEVKHLDIMDVDESLGKFDYIICHGVYSWVPAEVRSKILQICRDQLNPQGIALVSYNTLPGWHLRGAIRNMMSYHTRVLTDPKKKVQQARALLEFLAKSVGAETGAYGKMINSELELLKKQTDNYLYHDHLEAENTQFYFHEFIEEANKHDLQYLAEAHLATMWTGNFPKEVAETLERVAPDIIQREQYADFVRNRTFRQTLLCAKGTKIDRALGEKAMDGSWISSPMRPSEKSPDAKLPPNSVSFRNTQTNQGINTSDPLMAAAIEFIGSSFPLAVSFDDMVAHVEAKAREMGDVDPTALRRGMANNMIHMMVGGLIDVSYNSSLFTKEVTVKPKVPGVARIQAASTDRLTNARHETIRLDDLTRHIAILIDGEKTHHEIRDGLKVMLQDGTLTMRKDGEAMSAPQGDVMERIAAEAVAKALVRLSQAALLIQ; the protein is encoded by the coding sequence ATGACGGCTGAAACCACGCAGATGAACGACGCCCTCGAAGCGGCCCGCACCAGCTACGACATCGTTCCCTATCCGAGCCATCCTTTTCGGCAAACCCACCCTGAGCGACTACACGCCTTGGGACGCTTGTTCGGCATGACTCCGGCCGATATCCGCAAATGCCGCGTTCTGGAAATTGGTTGTGCGGGGGGCGGCAACATCATTCCCATGGCCGAAGTGCTGCCGGAGAGCGAGTTCGTCGGCTTCGACTTGTCGCAACGCCAGGTGGAAGTGGCGAAGGCGAGCATCGAGAAGATCGGCCTGACCAACATCGAAGTGAAACATCTCGACATCATGGACGTCGATGAGTCGCTGGGCAAGTTCGACTACATCATCTGCCATGGCGTCTACTCTTGGGTTCCGGCCGAAGTTCGCAGCAAGATCCTACAGATCTGCCGCGACCAGTTAAACCCGCAAGGAATTGCGCTGGTCAGCTACAACACGCTGCCAGGTTGGCACTTGCGTGGCGCCATTCGCAACATGATGAGCTACCACACGCGGGTTCTGACCGATCCGAAAAAGAAGGTCCAGCAAGCCCGCGCTCTGCTCGAGTTTCTCGCCAAGAGCGTCGGCGCCGAAACGGGCGCTTACGGCAAGATGATCAACTCTGAACTAGAGTTGCTGAAAAAGCAGACCGACAACTACCTCTACCATGACCACCTGGAAGCCGAGAACACCCAGTTCTACTTCCACGAGTTCATCGAGGAAGCGAACAAACATGACCTGCAATATCTGGCCGAAGCGCATCTAGCGACCATGTGGACCGGCAACTTCCCCAAGGAAGTGGCCGAGACGCTGGAACGGGTCGCTCCCGATATTATCCAGCGTGAGCAATACGCCGACTTCGTGCGGAATCGCACGTTCCGCCAGACGCTCCTGTGCGCCAAGGGGACCAAGATCGATCGGGCGCTCGGCGAAAAGGCGATGGATGGGTCCTGGATCAGTTCGCCCATGCGACCGAGCGAAAAGTCGCCGGACGCAAAATTGCCCCCGAACTCCGTTTCGTTTCGCAATACGCAGACCAACCAAGGCATCAATACGTCCGATCCGCTGATGGCGGCGGCGATCGAATTTATTGGGTCCAGCTTCCCGCTGGCCGTTTCCTTTGACGACATGGTCGCGCACGTCGAAGCGAAAGCGCGAGAAATGGGAGACGTCGATCCGACGGCTCTGCGTCGCGGCATGGCCAACAACATGATCCACATGATGGTCGGCGGCTTGATCGACGTCAGCTACAACTCGAGCCTCTTCACCAAAGAAGTGACGGTCAAACCGAAGGTTCCCGGCGTGGCGCGCATCCAGGCCGCCAGCACCGATCGCTTGACCAATGCCCGCCACGAGACGATCCGCCTGGACGACTTGACGCGGCATATCGCGATACTGATCGACGGCGAAAAGACGCATCACGAGATCCGCGATGGTCTGAAAGTGATGCTGCAAGACGGCACGCTGACGATGCGTAAAGATGGCGAAGCGATGTCGGCGCCCCAAGGGGACGTCATGGAAAGAATCGCCGCCGAAGCGGTCGCCAAGGCGCTCGTTCGCCTCAGCCAGGCGGCGCTGCTGATTCAGTAG
- a CDS encoding TspO/MBR family protein — protein MANQDTAEQAFDAQEPATKPSVTMQVVALLLAVGLCVGVGVAGALFTTPKIPTWYAGLEKPPWTPPNYLFGPVWTTLYILMGIAAWLVWRKGDSGVALTFFGVQLALNAIWSPIFFGLESPLLGLLVIVPLWLMIGVTIYGFARRWWPAALLLVPYLLWVSYASCLNFAIWRLNG, from the coding sequence ATGGCCAACCAAGACACAGCCGAGCAAGCGTTCGATGCCCAAGAGCCCGCTACGAAGCCATCGGTCACGATGCAGGTCGTGGCGTTGTTATTGGCGGTTGGATTGTGCGTCGGCGTTGGCGTTGCCGGGGCGTTGTTCACGACGCCGAAGATTCCGACCTGGTACGCAGGGCTCGAGAAGCCCCCGTGGACGCCGCCGAACTATCTGTTTGGGCCGGTCTGGACGACGCTGTACATCTTGATGGGCATCGCCGCCTGGCTTGTTTGGCGAAAGGGAGATAGCGGTGTGGCGCTGACCTTTTTTGGAGTTCAACTGGCGCTCAACGCGATCTGGTCGCCGATTTTTTTTGGCTTGGAGAGCCCGCTGCTAGGACTGCTTGTCATCGTGCCGCTGTGGTTGATGATTGGCGTGACGATCTACGGTTTTGCACGTCGCTGGTGGCCAGCGGCCCTGTTGTTGGTTCCCTATCTGTTGTGGGTCAGCTACGCGAGTTGCCTTAATTTTGCGATCTGGCGCCTTAACGGATAG
- a CDS encoding AsmA-like C-terminal region-containing protein: MTDETPKKRSWFWWILSGAGAIALLIAAAPTLVSYRPLTQRGLSAVLAASEFEVMVDRVSLGWLTPTRIEGLQIRQREDKFTVSVPKMRNDVYFWQLIVNPRQLGNLEIIKPNLHFVIQKQEDSLIDSVASEPAPIDETKLTEALNRQVSIEIQDATLSANRPGGAEWKIEHFDLYGHLTPSTAEHGPLLQFDHIQAMHHFQLTEEMCDDLLKYAVPIMHGVTNVNGEASLRFEEWEFPLDNPKQGSGHGTLEIHHASLIAGPIVRSLTDALKIEPTVQIADNCQINFRLENGRVYHKGLEIGFPNCRVQTSGSVGLDDTLDILCVIPVPLDKTLSEETPILKMLRGKTVRLKITGTLQEPQVALADAPEVVAASFLEDVQEGDVDLGQAISAAGGMLQRMRSEMPINPLERLRGDASPTGEDAAAPRPLGGLFNRLRQGIGGMIDNGPPAEMIPSIDIQPLPQEDVPPPPPMPDPTSRNSAGAPAPPRPEPSSRTIDL, translated from the coding sequence ATGACGGACGAAACGCCCAAAAAACGAAGCTGGTTCTGGTGGATCTTGAGCGGCGCGGGCGCTATCGCCCTGCTGATCGCCGCCGCGCCCACGCTCGTTTCGTATCGCCCGCTGACGCAGCGCGGCTTGAGCGCCGTGCTGGCCGCTTCGGAATTCGAAGTGATGGTCGATCGCGTTTCGCTCGGCTGGCTGACGCCGACGCGGATCGAAGGCCTTCAGATTCGCCAGCGGGAAGACAAGTTCACCGTCAGCGTGCCGAAGATGCGGAACGACGTCTACTTCTGGCAACTGATCGTCAATCCGCGGCAACTCGGCAATCTTGAGATCATCAAGCCGAACCTGCACTTCGTTATCCAAAAGCAAGAGGACAGCCTGATCGATTCGGTCGCCAGCGAGCCGGCGCCGATCGACGAAACCAAGTTGACCGAGGCGCTCAATCGGCAGGTCTCGATCGAAATTCAGGACGCGACGCTTTCGGCCAATCGCCCCGGCGGCGCCGAGTGGAAGATCGAACACTTCGACTTGTATGGCCATCTGACTCCCTCCACGGCCGAGCATGGCCCGCTGCTGCAGTTTGATCACATCCAAGCGATGCATCACTTCCAGCTGACCGAAGAGATGTGCGATGACCTGCTGAAGTACGCCGTGCCGATCATGCATGGCGTGACCAACGTCAATGGCGAAGCCTCGCTCCGGTTTGAAGAATGGGAGTTCCCGCTCGACAATCCGAAGCAAGGCAGCGGCCACGGCACGCTCGAGATCCACCACGCGTCGCTGATCGCCGGACCGATCGTCCGTTCGTTGACCGATGCTCTCAAGATCGAACCGACCGTTCAAATCGCCGACAACTGTCAGATCAACTTTCGTCTGGAAAACGGCCGCGTCTATCACAAGGGCCTGGAGATCGGCTTTCCCAACTGCCGCGTGCAGACAAGCGGATCGGTTGGCCTGGACGACACGCTCGATATTCTGTGCGTGATTCCGGTTCCACTCGACAAAACCCTCAGTGAAGAAACGCCAATCCTCAAAATGCTGCGCGGCAAGACGGTTCGTCTGAAGATCACCGGCACGCTCCAAGAGCCGCAGGTAGCGCTGGCCGATGCGCCGGAAGTGGTGGCGGCGAGCTTTCTGGAAGACGTTCAAGAGGGAGACGTCGACCTCGGCCAAGCGATCAGTGCAGCGGGCGGAATGTTGCAGAGGATGCGGTCTGAGATGCCGATCAACCCCTTGGAACGCCTCCGTGGCGATGCGTCCCCCACCGGCGAAGACGCGGCGGCGCCGCGACCATTGGGCGGTTTATTCAACCGCTTGCGACAAGGGATCGGCGGCATGATCGACAATGGACCGCCGGCAGAAATGATTCCGTCGATCGACATCCAGCCGCTACCGCAAGAAGACGTTCCGCCACCGCCGCCAATGCCTGATCCAACCAGCCGGAACTCGGCCGGCGCCCCTGCTCCACCCCGCCCGGAACCTTCCAGCAGAACGATCGATCTGTAG
- the tpx gene encoding thiol peroxidase produces the protein MSRSGAVTFKGNPMTLAGEAVEVGKPAPEFTLHSFGPEGLKAITLADVKGKPTILSVVPSVDTGVCATQTRTFNEKLGSYGDKINALTVSCDLPFAMNRFCGAEGIENIQKGSDYQTRSFGNNWGMLMEELMLLARGAYVLDADGTVVYGEVVSEVTQEPNYDDVIAALDKCLA, from the coding sequence ATGTCGCGATCAGGCGCCGTCACGTTTAAAGGCAACCCGATGACTCTGGCCGGCGAAGCGGTCGAAGTCGGCAAGCCGGCTCCCGAATTCACCCTGCATAGCTTTGGCCCGGAAGGCCTGAAGGCGATCACGCTGGCCGACGTCAAAGGCAAGCCGACCATCCTCAGCGTTGTGCCGTCGGTCGACACCGGCGTCTGTGCGACGCAGACCCGCACCTTCAACGAAAAGCTGGGCAGCTACGGCGACAAGATCAACGCTCTGACGGTCAGTTGCGACTTGCCGTTCGCGATGAACCGCTTCTGCGGCGCCGAAGGCATCGAAAACATCCAGAAGGGCTCCGACTATCAAACCCGCAGCTTCGGCAACAACTGGGGCATGCTGATGGAAGAGCTGATGCTGCTGGCTCGCGGCGCCTACGTGCTCGACGCGGACGGCACGGTCGTCTACGGCGAAGTCGTTTCGGAAGTGACGCAAGAGCCGAACTACGACGACGTGATCGCGGCCCTGGACAAGTGTCTCGCCTAG
- a CDS encoding BON domain-containing protein, with protein MNQTDFSANVERALANNPHFAGRSFRFEHEQDRIVLKGSVSSFFQKQMAQEALRQAGVDQIENQLEVNWA; from the coding sequence ATGAATCAAACCGATTTTTCCGCCAATGTGGAACGCGCACTCGCCAACAACCCGCACTTTGCTGGACGCTCGTTCCGCTTTGAACATGAGCAAGACCGCATCGTGCTGAAAGGGAGCGTCTCCTCCTTTTTCCAGAAGCAAATGGCTCAAGAGGCCCTGCGCCAGGCTGGCGTCGATCAGATCGAAAACCAGCTGGAAGTGAATTGGGCCTAG
- the alaS gene encoding alanine--tRNA ligase: MKTDELREKYLSFYETKGHARRASDVLVPTWDPSVLFTPAGMNQFKDHFLGRVKLDFTRATTCQKCLRTGDIDNVGRTAYHHTFFEMLGNFSFGDYFKPDAISWAWEFLTDKKWLGLPADQLTVTVYKDDNEAADYWHEKIGLPTSRIDRLEEDENFWPASAPSQGPDGVCGPCSEIYYHPKGSKPVEIWNLVFTQFNRVGDPPNNLESLPSKNIDTGMGLERTAATLQGVTTNYHIDILRPIVEAAAEICGVKYVPEEDNGRRLRRITDHIRACTFAIHENVYPGAQKEKYVIRRLLRRAVLDGHQMGLRKPFAYQLVDKIAEMMKTPYPELQETTQRVANVIKTEEENFLDRLDEGLARTEKVFATMRKDNLTVVSGGEAAELYQTYGFPPELFEQVAAEKGLTFDWPGYKEEMEKFGELTGTGTMKLFETGPIESLKNTLRQTDFVGYDQSDADVTIKGIVANDEDGTTKLVDDYELLGEEHELIVVTDSTPFYGESGGQVGDTGEIVGEGFLFIVTDTQKDSDLFLHRGYLASGKISSNVDAKAVVSQRRTGIQRAHSATHILHYALQKNLGEHAQQQGSKVDEDWLRFDFSNMSAVTPEQLAAIEEDVNERVSASETVKWETVPLAKARELGAMMLFGEKYPDPVRLVSMGTFSRELCGGTHLTNTSQVGMFEVVSEEGPSAGVRRIVALTGDKAKEYREQVASSLGEMAKALGVAKLDVPEAIKQLQQYVRDLKKAAGGSGKAPGEISPITTNAKAAEPDYAAQKETLKESARMVNVGMFDAPARITAMLADVDSLKKEIAARAEMGVLTADDLLAKAETVGSTKLIVSEAPGAGPNEMRGLIDQLRKKAAPCAVLLIAAQGDEKVMMVAGLSEEVVKSGGKAGAWVKEIATIVGGSGGGRPDMAQAGGKEPGKIADALAAAVAFGKQMLG; the protein is encoded by the coding sequence ATGAAGACCGACGAACTCCGTGAAAAGTACCTCAGTTTCTACGAAACCAAAGGACATGCCCGCCGCGCAAGCGACGTGCTCGTACCGACCTGGGATCCTTCGGTGCTGTTTACCCCGGCCGGGATGAACCAATTCAAGGATCACTTCCTCGGCCGCGTGAAGCTCGACTTCACCCGGGCGACCACCTGTCAGAAGTGCCTGCGAACCGGCGACATCGACAATGTCGGCCGCACCGCCTACCACCACACCTTCTTCGAGATGCTCGGCAACTTCAGCTTCGGCGACTACTTCAAGCCCGATGCGATCTCGTGGGCGTGGGAGTTTCTGACCGACAAGAAATGGCTGGGACTGCCGGCCGACCAACTGACCGTCACCGTCTACAAAGATGACAACGAAGCGGCCGACTATTGGCACGAAAAGATCGGCCTGCCGACTTCCCGCATTGATCGCCTGGAAGAAGACGAAAACTTCTGGCCTGCCAGCGCGCCGAGCCAAGGCCCCGACGGCGTCTGCGGCCCGTGCAGCGAAATCTACTATCACCCGAAAGGGAGCAAGCCGGTCGAGATCTGGAATCTCGTCTTTACGCAGTTCAACCGCGTCGGCGATCCGCCGAACAACCTGGAGTCGCTGCCGAGCAAGAACATCGACACCGGCATGGGTCTCGAACGAACCGCCGCCACCCTGCAAGGCGTCACCACCAATTACCACATCGATATCCTGCGTCCGATCGTCGAAGCGGCGGCCGAAATCTGCGGCGTGAAGTACGTGCCGGAAGAAGACAATGGCCGTCGTCTCCGCCGCATCACCGACCACATCCGCGCCTGCACCTTCGCGATTCACGAAAACGTCTATCCCGGCGCCCAGAAGGAAAAGTACGTCATCCGCCGGTTGCTCCGCCGCGCGGTTCTCGACGGTCACCAAATGGGTCTCCGCAAGCCGTTCGCGTATCAGTTGGTCGATAAGATCGCCGAGATGATGAAGACCCCCTACCCCGAACTGCAAGAGACGACGCAGCGGGTAGCAAACGTGATCAAGACCGAAGAGGAGAACTTCCTTGATCGACTTGACGAAGGCCTGGCGCGGACCGAAAAGGTCTTTGCCACGATGCGCAAAGACAACCTGACGGTCGTCAGCGGCGGCGAAGCGGCCGAGCTGTATCAAACTTATGGCTTTCCGCCGGAATTGTTTGAGCAGGTCGCGGCCGAAAAAGGGCTGACCTTTGACTGGCCCGGCTACAAAGAAGAGATGGAGAAGTTCGGCGAGTTGACCGGTACCGGCACGATGAAGCTGTTCGAAACCGGTCCGATCGAATCGCTGAAGAACACGCTCCGCCAAACCGACTTTGTCGGCTATGACCAAAGCGACGCCGATGTGACGATCAAAGGCATCGTCGCGAACGATGAGGACGGTACGACGAAACTGGTCGACGACTATGAGTTGCTAGGCGAAGAGCATGAGCTGATCGTCGTCACCGATTCGACGCCGTTCTATGGCGAGTCAGGCGGTCAGGTTGGCGACACCGGCGAGATCGTCGGCGAGGGCTTCCTGTTTATCGTCACCGACACGCAGAAAGATAGCGACCTGTTCCTGCATCGCGGCTACCTGGCCAGCGGCAAAATCAGCAGCAACGTCGACGCGAAGGCGGTCGTCAGCCAGCGTCGCACCGGCATTCAGCGGGCTCACTCGGCGACGCACATCCTGCACTACGCGCTACAGAAGAACCTTGGCGAACACGCCCAGCAACAAGGCTCGAAGGTCGACGAAGATTGGCTTCGCTTCGACTTCAGCAACATGTCAGCGGTCACGCCCGAGCAACTGGCGGCGATCGAAGAAGACGTTAATGAACGCGTTTCAGCGAGCGAAACCGTCAAATGGGAAACCGTGCCGCTGGCGAAGGCTCGCGAGCTGGGCGCGATGATGCTGTTTGGCGAGAAGTACCCTGACCCGGTTCGCCTGGTTTCGATGGGTACCTTCAGCCGCGAACTGTGCGGCGGCACGCACCTGACCAACACGTCGCAAGTCGGCATGTTTGAGGTCGTTAGCGAAGAAGGCCCGTCGGCAGGCGTACGCCGTATCGTCGCCCTGACCGGCGACAAGGCGAAAGAGTATCGCGAGCAAGTCGCATCGTCGCTGGGCGAAATGGCGAAGGCGCTCGGCGTCGCGAAGCTCGACGTGCCGGAAGCGATCAAGCAGCTGCAGCAGTACGTCCGCGATCTGAAGAAAGCGGCCGGCGGCAGCGGCAAGGCGCCGGGAGAGATCTCGCCGATCACGACCAACGCCAAAGCGGCCGAGCCCGACTACGCGGCGCAAAAAGAGACGCTCAAAGAATCGGCCCGGATGGTCAACGTCGGCATGTTCGACGCCCCGGCCCGAATCACGGCGATGCTGGCCGATGTCGACTCGCTGAAGAAAGAGATCGCCGCTCGCGCCGAGATGGGCGTGCTGACGGCCGACGACTTGCTGGCCAAGGCCGAAACGGTCGGCTCGACCAAACTGATCGTCTCCGAAGCGCCTGGCGCCGGTCCGAACGAGATGCGCGGCCTGATCGATCAGCTCCGCAAGAAGGCGGCCCCCTGTGCGGTGCTGCTGATCGCGGCCCAGGGAGACGAAAAGGTGATGATGGTCGCCGGGCTCAGCGAAGAGGTCGTCAAGTCAGGCGGCAAGGCCGGAGCCTGGGTCAAAGAGATCGCCACGATCGTCGGCGGCAGCGGCGGCGGTCGCCCTGACATGGCTCAAGCGGGCGGCAAAGAGCCGGGCAAGATTGCCGACGCATTGGCCGCGGCCGTTGCGTTTGGGAAGCAGATGCTGGGCTAG
- the recA gene encoding recombinase RecA, with translation MVTATASKNGRMAKKNTKKAAGADKSPKAEHKDVAAMLSGNAVLKTTLQQIEKSFGEGAIMPLGSNHQQIEGIQTGSLSLDLALGGKGLPRGRIIEIFGPESSGKTTIALHVIAQAQAAGGIAAFVDAEHALDPSWAKKLGVELETLLVSQPSSGEEGLQITEMLVKSNAVDVIVVDSVAALVPRAELNGEIGDSHVGLQARLMSQSMRKLTGIIAKSKTIVIFINQIREKVGVMFGSPETTPGGRALKFYCSCRVDVRRIGQLKDGEDVVGQRVRCKIVKNKVAPPFRIAEFDMMHSNGISYEGDILDLALEQKIVARSGAWFRYGDTQLGQGKEKARAFLIENPEITSELKQKVLHAAGHGGEKLFEAAPSKDESKDEESSEEL, from the coding sequence ATGGTCACTGCAACAGCTTCCAAGAACGGACGAATGGCGAAAAAGAACACCAAGAAGGCGGCCGGCGCTGATAAGTCGCCCAAGGCGGAGCACAAAGATGTCGCCGCGATGCTGTCCGGCAATGCCGTTCTTAAAACGACGCTACAGCAAATTGAAAAGTCGTTTGGTGAAGGGGCGATCATGCCTCTCGGCTCGAATCACCAACAGATCGAAGGGATCCAGACCGGTTCTCTTTCGCTCGACCTGGCGCTTGGCGGGAAGGGACTACCCCGCGGACGCATCATCGAGATCTTCGGCCCCGAATCGAGCGGTAAAACGACGATCGCGCTGCACGTGATCGCCCAGGCCCAAGCGGCCGGCGGCATCGCCGCCTTTGTCGACGCTGAACACGCCTTGGACCCCAGTTGGGCCAAAAAGCTGGGGGTCGAGCTCGAAACGCTGCTGGTCAGCCAGCCGTCGAGCGGCGAGGAAGGTCTGCAAATTACCGAAATGCTGGTCAAATCAAACGCGGTCGACGTGATCGTGGTCGACTCGGTCGCAGCGTTGGTTCCCCGTGCGGAACTCAACGGCGAAATCGGCGATTCGCACGTCGGTCTGCAGGCCCGCTTAATGAGCCAGTCGATGCGTAAGCTGACCGGCATCATCGCGAAGTCAAAGACGATCGTGATCTTCATCAACCAGATCCGCGAAAAAGTGGGGGTGATGTTCGGCAGCCCCGAAACGACCCCCGGCGGTCGCGCCCTGAAGTTCTACTGTTCGTGCCGCGTCGACGTTCGCCGCATCGGCCAGCTGAAAGATGGGGAGGACGTGGTCGGCCAGCGCGTTCGCTGCAAGATTGTGAAAAACAAAGTGGCTCCGCCGTTCCGGATTGCGGAGTTCGACATGATGCACAGCAATGGCATCAGTTATGAAGGGGACATTCTGGACTTGGCCTTGGAACAGAAGATCGTCGCTCGCAGCGGGGCCTGGTTCCGCTATGGAGATACGCAGTTGGGTCAAGGAAAAGAGAAGGCCCGGGCGTTTTTGATCGAAAATCCCGAGATCACCTCGGAACTGAAGCAAAAAGTGCTGCACGCGGCTGGCCATGGCGGCGAAAAGCTGTTTGAAGCCGCCCCAAGTAAGGACGAATCCAAAGACGAGGAATCGTCGGAAGAATTGTAA